DNA from Tursiops truncatus isolate mTurTru1 chromosome 8, mTurTru1.mat.Y, whole genome shotgun sequence:
GTTGAGATTTGAGGTAAACCTGCAAAAGATGAGGGACCTTAATGGGCCAAGcctgcagaaatagaaacatgaaTCCGGGGAACAGGAGGCAGCAGGCTCTCACCTTATGGTCCAGGCCCCGTGGATTCCGGATCCTGTGTACCCTCAAGACTCTGTCCAAGCCACAGGAGGCTAGAAGGGGCTTTGAAGGGTGGCACTGCAACCCTCGGACGCTGCCCGCCAGCCCCTTCAGACAGACCAGTAGGCGCCCTAGAGAAGGCGGTAGCAATCAGTGCTAGCTGGCCAGCcaacaaccatttattgagtgtttactgttCATATCACTTTATGTTTCAACATTTAATCCTCGTTTAACATAATGCTGAGATGGCAATTACCATTAATATCTGCATTTTTCACGTGAAGGAACTAAGGCACGGAATTGACATAGTaatttgtctaaggtcacacagcttatggcagaaccaggatttgaacccgggcAACCTGGCACCTGAAAGAGGGCTCAACAGCTCCACTGCACCCCGTCCGAGGGaatcctgcccttcctccccaccccttccccttccgCAAGGCTCCCTAGTCCACTCACCCTGCCGAAGGTCAATTTCTGCCAGCTGCCCATGAGTGTTCCCCACAATCACCGAACTGAGGAGATCAGAGGCACATGGGGTCAGCAGGGGCCCCCTGGAGTCCTTCCCAAGCCCCACTTTGCCCTCTAAACACTCACTTGCCCCCAGGAGTGAGGGTCATGGCTGTCAGTGGGTACTCTCCGTAGGTGGCCTCGAGGACCGGCCTGCGCTGGGGGGAGGCTGGATCATAGACACGGACCTGGAGGAAGGCTGAAGCATCACCAACAGTACCCGCACTCCACAGATGCCCTCCGGCTCCTCCACATCTTCATTCCCTCCTCATATATTGCTTTGTTTACAACCCACTCTTTCAGAGAAACTCCCATTTGAAATGCACTCCTCTTCTCTGTGTGTTGGGGGGTAGAGGAGAGACAGCTGCTAAGGAGCATGAACATACAGGGCTGAGGAGAGAGGTCCCCCAGCCTGGAGGCGGCAGCATTCCCATGGTCTGCATGCATGAGCATTCCATCCCCCCGTACTCCCCTCTTGGGATGGAAAAGCAAGTCAGTCCAACTGTCAAGAGTTGCTGAATTTCAAGCAGAGAAAGACGTTAAGTCTCAacagggaagagaggggaagcCCTCATATGTGTTCTGAGCAGAGGCGTCTCACCAATAGCAGACTTCAATATGTAGGAGCAAAGGAAACAGGGCAAATACAGCCACCCAGGCCTGCCTGGGTCTTAGAACTTCACATAAGAccagctgggaattccctggcagtcagtggttaggactctgtgcttccactgtaggggacacaggtttgatccctggtcggggaattaagatcccgcatgcagcgcAGGGcagtgaaaaaaggaaagagagagagagagacccactGAAAAGATCCCCATGTGGACCTTTCCTGTAAAGCTGAGGAGCTGAGGCCAGTTAGTAGAGGGTCAGGCTTGGGTCCGAAAGCAAATCAGAGGCTGCATCAGGACCAGAACTCAGTTCTCTTGATACCCAGCTCACGTCTTCTCATGACACCTGAACCATGTGATTCTACTATGAAGGGGACactcccttcttttctcttccaggtgggaggaaaaggaagaatcaCAGTTCAGGGAACTCCTTCCTAGAATGTAGTAAGAGAAGATCACCGGCTCAGCCATTGGGCTGGAACAGACGGGGGAAGTCGTCCCTCTTCTGGGAGCTCAGGGATGGAAGAAGGATGGCAAGCAGGGCGGCTGTGCCGAATGGTGGGGACCGAGCCTGCACAGCAAGGCTGTTTCTCCAGGAGGCTGCTTAAGCCCAGAAAGAGATAGGGGTGGGGTGGTGCCTCACCTGGTGGTACCCTGTACAGGTGACGAGCTTCTGTGACTCAGGGAGGAACTGTATGTCCTGGTCCCAGATGGGAACCCGCAGGTCGAGCCAATCATTCCGTACCTGGTAGGGTGGGTAGATGGGGGACAGGGCTGTGGAGGGCTCAGTgtgccccttcctcctgccttctaCCATTGTCCCCTAAAGCCCAGCTGGTCTCTGACATAGTGGCCTCAGACTCCCTGGACCTCGGaaccagcccctccctgccccccatcacctccccaccccccatcactcACGTTCTTGGCCCTGAACACAGGCTCCTCAGAGCCCTGCAGGTCCCACACCTTCAGCGCATTCTCCTTCCCACCTGTGGCAACCATGTGGGGGC
Protein-coding regions in this window:
- the WDR74 gene encoding WD repeat-containing protein 74 isoform X2, with protein sequence MRQDPARPHMVATGGKENALKVWDLQGSEEPVFRAKNVRNDWLDLRVPIWDQDIQFLPESQKLVTCTGYHQVRVYDPASPQRRPVLEATYGEYPLTAMTLTPGGNSVIVGNTHGQLAEIDLRQGRLLVCLKGLAGSVRGLQCHPSKPLLASCGLDRVLRVHRIRNPRGLDHKVYLKSQLNCLLLSGRDNWEDEPHEPQEPNKVPSEDTETDELWASLEAAAKRKLPGLEQSQGALQTRQRKKKRPGSTSS